A single genomic interval of Aphidius gifuensis isolate YNYX2018 linkage group LG6, ASM1490517v1, whole genome shotgun sequence harbors:
- the LOC122858739 gene encoding putative uncharacterized protein DDB_G0292292: MLKSSKNISNCCSFQSANYLKPPEQRKTRRLNGLQLPLHPQQIVGWLILLLLITTFIIKLLPQVNKPYNDILKYLVTIVLIIHISSHLLSLLIDPSSSKIRKQPSNIVVPEFDKTKHQHVIENGRCHLCNITISSEKKTKHCSVCNKCIDNFDHHCMWLNNCIGKRNYKFFIICIVSAIVSALISFLLSFIEIATSINYYINNQTNNTIIMDNNTTLPITPIQDNSSLIIITIVCLLSAIAAALLIHLCVFHGYITYLGITTYEYVKNKRELNNINNTTITSLTSASATTPSTMTMTMPMQNYQPTNNRQYLCLNNLNNNNYHFCNNINNSSMNSDNRNHVYICSTTNDIKNNIQNNDKRNFHLYFSYKNHEEATSIELTSQTIETNKKIVNNSIELKPSTPSPVSCCFSIIKNHNWSDRYNKNKNKNQHDSNFVNSDDKLTTTKCKTVKRIQKYLRTRLRKNTRQKKLDSNKNIKGKKNRVSPVESPDYLDLKDEEIMTIMPSVVDKKQDEEVDQRIQVSVIPQRQQITLPPLNLSTTDLSNDIIHENKIFNLPVCKRNQQQLRIRRSSFNRRPRFKISQHVTQSAQLSPIPESELSKPTSPRSPIQKKHFFPDD, translated from the coding sequence ATgctaaaatcatcaaaaaatatatcaaattgctGTTCATTTCAGTCAGCAAATTACTTAAAACCACCAGAACAACGTAAAACACGTCGTTTAAATGGTCTACAATTACCATTACATCCACAACAAATTGTTGGATGGTTAATTTTGCTGCTACTAATAACAACcttcatcataaaattattaccacAAGTTAATAAACCATACAATGacattctaaaatatttagtaacaattgtattaataatacatatatcatcacatttattatcattactaattgatccatcatcatcaaaaatacgTAAACAACCAAGTAATATTGTTGTACCAgaatttgataaaacaaaGCATCAACATGTCATTGAAAATGGACGTTGTCATTTGTGtaatataacaatatcaagtgaaaaaaaaactaaacattGTTCTGTATGTAATAAatgtattgataattttgatcaTCATTGTATGTGGTTAAACAATTGTATTGGTAaacgtaattataaattttttataatatgtattGTATCAGCAATAGTATCAGCAttgatatcatttttattatcattcattGAAATTGCAACgagtattaattattacattaacaatcaaacaaataatacaataattatggACAACAATACAACATTACCAATAACACCAATACAAGATAATAgttcattgataataataacaattgtttgtttattatcaGCAATTGCTGCTGCATTATTGATACATCTTTGTGTCTTCCATGGTTACATAACGTATTTGGGAATAACAACATATgaatatgttaaaaataaacgtgaattaaataatattaataatacaacaataacATCATTAACATCAGCATCAGCAACAACACCGTCAACAATGACTATGACAATGCCAATGCAAAATTATCAGCCAACAAATAATCGTCAATATCTTTGTCTAAATaatcttaataataataattatcatttttgtaataatattaataatagcaGCATGAATAGTGATAATCGAAATCATGTTTATATTTGTTCAAcaacaaatgatattaaaaataatatacaaaataatgataaacgtaattttcatttatatttttcatataaaaatcatgaagAAGCAACGTCCATTGAGCTTACATCACAAacaattgaaacaaataaaaaaattgtaaataatagtaTTGAATTGAAGCCATCAACACCATCACCAGTGTCATGTTGTTTttcgattattaaaaatcacaaTTGGTCTgatagatataataaaaataaaaataaaaatcaacatgatagtaattttgtaaatagtgatgataaattaacaacaacaaaatgtaAAACTGTTAAgagaatacaaaaatatttacgtaCACGTTTGCGTAAAAATACACGTCAAAAAAAGcttgattcaaataaaaatatcaagggtaaaaaaaatcgtGTATCACCAGTGGAAAGTCCAGattatttagatttaaaaGATGAAGAAATTATGACAATTATGCCAagtgttgttgataaaaaacaagatgaaGAAGTGGATCAACGAATTCAAGTTTCAGTTATACCACAAAGACAACAAATAACATTGCCACCGTTGAATTTATCAACGactgatttatcaaatgatattatacatgaaaataaaatatttaatttaccagtATGTAAGagaaatcaacaacaattacgAATAAGAAGATCATCATTTAATCGTAGACCAAGATTTAAAATAAGTCAACATGTTACACAATCAGCACAATTATCACCAATACCTGAATCGGAATTATCAAAACCAACATCACCAAGATCAccaattcaaaaaaaacatttttttcctgatgactga